A window from Zingiber officinale cultivar Zhangliang chromosome 7A, Zo_v1.1, whole genome shotgun sequence encodes these proteins:
- the LOC122000266 gene encoding receptor-like protein EIX2, which translates to MPLHSLYYSLLLCGLIIMSLAFCFKEAAVATPTRGCSEVERDALLDFKANVKDPSHRLASWSPQIDCCKWSGVVCKTTNNATLFGGHRVVELNLQNPNVDNEQTFHTALRGEILSPSLLNLTRLERLNLSWNDFEGAQIPQFIGSFLNLKYLELFWSNFAVVIPSQLGNLSSLYHLGLQSGWGATRIAHRLDWLSGLSSLRYLDLTQVNLSAVSQNWLSEVNMLPSLQELYLYGCDLNHIPSSFNSHLNLTSLEILDLEGNPFYSSSSLPNWLFRLTNLSLLRIDASGLIPAGISNLTRLIQLDISGNISSPLPVEIWSLNHLILLDLSDNEMLTGTIPVEIANLSSLQSLFLSDCSLNGQIPSEMGNLNSLTTLDLSFNSLSGPIPIEIGNLTSLINLDLSFNLLSGPIPTEIGNLTSLLSLELSSNSLSDPIPTEIENLTNLISLDLSYNSLSGPIPIEIGKLSKLQVLFLSNCSLNGQIPSEIGNLTSLISLGLSYNSFSGPIPTEIGKLSKLQVLFLSNCSLNGQIPSEIGNLTSLIRLDLSYNSLSSPIPTEIGKLSKLQFLFLYNCSLNGQIPSEIGNLTSLIRLDLSYNSFSGPIPIEIGKLSNLKDLYLRENSRITISLDYDSIPSFQLESLDLASCTAVGPRFPQWLHSQKSMSVLSLSNTSINDILPHWFWNSSSSTFSVIDLSHNKLRGTLPSSIEVIRSLEYINLRSNKLEGLVPRWTLQIWALDLSFNDFSGPIPSSKISPFNLILSNNHFNGSIPSFICKSEQLEGLDLSYNKLSGEIPKCWKEANTNLYFIHLGNNKLTGEIPSSIGNLIGLRSLHLDNNDLSGQLPMSLQNCTELRVIDLTGNNFLGSIPTWMGQSLQQLTVLILRSNMFSGIIPSNLGELSKLHVLDLANNNLRGSIPCSFGNFSTIRLTSRATDDTISIEGSIDDISIEGSIDDFEYGESDSVSIVTKGYKYRFSSILYLVKIIDLSSNSLTGEFPTTLGSLVGLQTLNLSRNFLRGRIPYTIGGMKSLETLDLSFNNLSGVIPQDLSKLTALDHLNLSYNNLSGDIPSGFQLQTLLDASIYMGNAYLCGDLINKSCSNDVDNNVTKEELQKSKS; encoded by the coding sequence ATGCCTCTGCACTCGCTCTACTActctttgttgctttgtgggctTATTATTATGAGCCTTGCCTTTTGTTTCAAAGAAGCAGCAGTAGCAACACCAACACGAGGCTGCTCGGAAGTGGAACGGGACGCCCTGCTCGACTTCAAAGCCAACGTCAAAGATCCTTCCCACCGTTTGGCCTCCTGGTCTCCACAGATTGACTGCTGCAAATGGAGTGGCGTCGTATGCAAGACGACCAACAACGCAACTTTGTTCGGAGGCCACCGTGTGGTGGAGCTCAACCTTCAAAATCCAAATGTTGATAATGAGCAAACTTTCCATACGGCTCTGCGAGGTGAGATACTGAGTCCTTCTTTGTTGAACTTGACTCGGTTAGAGCGGTTGAATCTAAGTTGGAATGACTTCGAAGGAGCTCAAATTCCACAATTCATTGGCTCATTTTTGAATCTCAAGTATCTTGAGCTTTTTTGGTCCAACTTTGCTGTAGTCATTCCTTCTCAACTTGGCAATCTGTCGAGCCTTTATCATCTTGGGCTGCAGTCAGGATGGGGTGCGACCCGAATTGCCCATCGTTTGGATTGGCTCTCAGGGCTCTCTTCTTTGAGGTACCTCGACCTTACCCAAGTGAATCTCAGTGCAGTCTCTCAAAATTGGTTGTCGGAGGTCAACATGCTGCCTTCCCTGCAAGAATTATATTTGTACGGCTGTGATCTTAATCACATCCCTTCTTCATTTAATTCTCATCTCAATCTCACTTCTCTCGAAATTCTTGACCTGGAAGGCAATCCCTtctactcctcctcctccttgcccAATTGGCTGTTTCGACTCACTAATCTCTCATTGCTTAGAATTGATGCTTCAGGACTGATACCTGCTGGAATCAGTAACTTAACTAGACTAATTCAACTTGATATTTCTGGCAACATATCTAGTCCCCTACCTGTAGAAATCTGGAGTCTTAATCATCTAATACTACTTGACCTTAGTGACAATGAAATGCTAACAGGTACCATACCCGTAGAAATTGCAAATTTAAGTAGTCTACAATCATTGTTTCTTTCTGATTGTTCACTTAATGGTCAAATACCTTCTGAAATGGGAAACTTGAATAGTCTAACAACACTCGACCTTTCTTTTAATTCACTTTCGGGTCCCATACCTATTGAGATTGGGAACTTGACTAGTCTAATAAATCTTGACCTTTCTTTTAATTTACTTTCAGGTCCCATACCTACTGAGATTGGGAACTTGACTAGTCTATTAAGTCTTGAGCTTTCTTCTAATTCACTTTCGGATCCCATACCTACTGAGATTGAGAACTTGACTAATCTAATAAGTCTTGACCTTTCTTATAATTCCCTTTCGGGTCCCATACCTATTGAGATTGGGAAACTTTCCAAGTTACAAGTTTTATTTCTTTCCAATTGTTCACTTAATGGTCAAATACCTTCTGAAATTGGAAACTTGACTAGTTTAATAAGTCTCGGCCTTTCTTATAATTCATTTTCGGGTCCCATACCTACTGagattggaaaactttccaagtTACAAGTTTTATTTCTTTCCAATTGTTCACTTAATGGTCAAATACCTTCTGAAATTGGAAACTTGACTAGTTTAATAAGACTCGACCTTTCTTATAATTCACTTTCGAGTCCCATACCTACTGAGATTGGGAAACTTTCCAAGTtacaatttttatttctttacaaTTGTTCACTTAATGGTCAAATACCTTCTGAAATTGGAAACTTGACTAGTTTAATAAGACTCGACCTTTCTTATAATTCATTTTCGGGTCCCATACCTATTGagattggaaaactttccaacttgaaGGATTTATACTTGAGGGAAAACTCTCGAATTACCATTTCATTAGACTATGACTCGATCCCTTCTTTTCAATTAGAAAGCCTTGACTTGGCATCTTGTACAGCAGTGGGTCCTAGGTTTCCACAATGGCTCCACTCACAGAAATCCATGTCTGTGTTGAGTTTGTCCAATACAAGCATTAATGACATCCTACCTCATTGGTTTTGGAATTCATCTTCTTCCACCTTTTCGGTTATTGATCTCTCTCATAATAAGCTTAGGGGTACTTTGCCATCATCGATCGAGGTCATACGAAGCCTTGAATATATAAATCTACGTTCTAATAAACTGGAAGGACTTGTTCCTCGTTGGACACTTCAAATCTGGGCCCTAGACCTATCTTTTAATGATTTTTCTGGGCCTATACCATCATCAAAAATTTCACCATTCAACTTAATCCTTTCGAATAATCACTTCAATGGGAGCATACCATCTTTCATTTGCAAATCGGAGCAATTAGAGGGTTTGGATTTATCCTACAACAAATTATCCGGAGAGATacccaagtgttggaaagaagcAAATACGAACCTTTACTTTATTCACTTGGGAAACAATAAGCTCACCGGTGAAATTCCTAGCTCCATTGGAAACTTGATTGGATTGAGGTCTTTGCATTTGGACAATAATGATCTCAGTGGACAACTTCCAATGTCATTACAAAATTGCACTGAACTACGTGTCATTGATCTCACGGGCAACAACTTTTTAGGAAGTATACCTACGTGGATGGGACAAAGTTTGCAACAATTGACTGTTCTTATATTACGGTCAAATATGTTTTCTGGCATTATTCCTTCAAATCTCGGAGAACTGAGCAAGCTTCATGTTCTTGACCTTGCCAATAACAATTTAAGAGGGTCTATACCATGTTCCTTTGGCAATTTCAGTACAATAAGATTGACATCAAGAGCAACCGATGACACAATTTCAATTGAAGGATCAATCGATGATATTTCAATTGAAGGATCAATCGATGATTTTGAATATGGAGAAAGTGATAGTGTATCAATAGTTACAAAGGGATATAAATATAGATTTTCATCTATTCTCTATTTGGTGAAGATTATAGATCTTTCAAGTAATAGTCTTACAGGTGAGTTTCCTACGACATTAGGATCTCTTGTAGGACTTCAAACTTTGAATTTGTCAAGGAACTTTTTAAGAGGCAGGATTCCATATACTATTGGTGGAATGAAGTCATTAGAAACATTGGATTTGTCATTCAACAACTTATCAGGCGTTATTCCTCAAGATTTGTCAAAATTGACTGCTTTGGACCATTTAAATCTTTCTTACAATAATTTATCAGGGGATATTCCTTCCGGATTTCAACTTCAAACACTTCTAGATGCTTCCATTTATATGGGCAATGCTTATCTTTGTGGGGATTTGATTAATAAGAGTTGCTCTAATGATGTCGACAACAATGTGACAAAGGAAGAGTTGcaaaagagtaaatcataa